CGATGAACCGGCGGCAGCGGCTCTGATTGACCAGATGAACCGTGATATCCAAGCCGTCAAAGCTCGAATTCCGCAAACCAAACCACCTTTGAAAGTAATGTCTTACAGTCTCGGCGGCTTTACTGCTGGAAGCGGAACACTCTTTGATGAAATGCTTCGGACAGTTGGGGTCATCAATTTAACGGCTGAAAAAGGGATCACCGGGATTGCCAAAATTAGTCCGGAAAAGCTCACCGAATGGCAGCCAGATGTGATTGTTGTGGGTGCCGATGTTGGGACATTTGACGATGTCAAACGCAAACTGCTGGCGGAACCGGCGGTGGCATCAACCAAAGCTGGAAAATCAAACCGGATTATCGTGGTTGACAATCGCCACTACCTGGCGGTTTCACATCATCTGGTCAAAGCCCTCAACACGCTCGTGACTGAACTCTATGGACAATAAGGAAACTGCGGAAACCCAAAACCCAGACAAAGAAACAAGGGGACACGGAGACACGGAGACACAGAGACAAGCCACCGAGTCTTCAGCCCGACTTCTTCAGCCCAACTTCTTCAGCCCAACTTCTTCAGCCCAACTTCTTCAGCCCAACTTCTTCAGCCCTGCTTTAGAACCCAGAACCCGATGGTTTTTTCTCATTGCCGGTTTCATTCTGGTAACTGCCATCATCGCTGGGATTGGCATCGGGAGTGCAACCATTGCACCAGACACGGTGGTGCGGGTCATTGCATCACACATGCTTCCGGCTGGGTGGGTTGATATAACCGGAGTTAGAGAAGTTGATGTGGCAGTGGTCTGGTTGATTCGAACACCTCGGGTCCTGGTGGCGGTTCTGGTCGGGGCAGGACTCGCGATTGCTGGGGCTCAGATGCAGGGGTTGTTTCAAAACCCGCTTGCTTCGCCAGATATCATCGGCACCAGTTCGGGTGGGGCATTGGGGGCCGTGATTGCGCTGGCAACCGGTTTGGCCACGCGCTCGCTGTGGTACATGCCGATGCTGGCGTTTATCGGCGCCCTGATTTCCCTCTTTGTGGTGTATGCCATCTCCACCCAGCGAGGACGCACGCCGGTTTCAACTCTCCTCCTGGCTGGAGTTGCACTCAATGCCTTGATTGGCGCGGCAACTTCGTTTGTCATCACCTTGAAGTGGGTTCGTTGGGAAGTCGCCACCAGCATTATCTTTTGGATGATGGGTGGCCTCGATACTCGCACCTGGGACCACGTCTGCCTGGTACTTCCTTGTGTGTTGCTGGGAACAGGCATTGCCCTGATGTTTACCCGGGAATTGGACGTCTTGCTGCTCGGTGAAGAATTTGCCCTCGGGCTTGGCATTGATGTTGAGCGAGCCAAGCAAATCATCCTGACTGGCGCTGCCCTCCTGACTGGGACCGCTGTGGCCGTCAGCGGAATTGTTGGATTCGTTGGGTTGATCATTCCGCATATTGTGCGGCTTATTATTGGTCCGCGACATCGCTATCTGCTCCCAGCCAGTGCATTGACCGGCGCCTCATTTCTGGTTGTGGCCGATATCCTGGCCCGGACTCTGCAAAGCCCAGAAGAAATTCGACTTGGAATCATCACTGCGGTGTTTGGCGCGCCGTTTTTCCTCTATCTCCTGCTCAGACACCAGCAGGCCGCCAACTCAAGTTAGGTGACCCCTTTAGAAAACAGTGAACTGTAAGAATAATCCTAATTTACAGGACAATTCTGATTTACCGCTGTTAAGTCTGAGAACTCCAGATCAACCAGTACCCTGAAATTCCCACAAGCCCGTGCTTCAACCATTGTATTTATTCCTCTGGAATCAATTGAATTGTAAAAGGTTGACCTACTGAAAATACCTCTTTGATTGTGGCAATGCCTTTCCTCCATTACCAGCATGTTCGTGTCAAATACCAGTTCCTTTTCTTAACGTTCATAGCCATTTTTTTCTAACCTTAAATTGCCTGTTATTTCCCTTAATTCTCAAAATTTTTCTAACAACTGAAATTCATCACATTGATGTCGGAAGCACAGGTTTGATCGAATTTGATATAAAGTCGAAACCAATAATTTCTCTAAACGATGATTTTCCAGTAATTTCGGCAGGATATCTTCTCATCCCGTAAAACAGTGTGGTACTATCGGCAGGCTCTAAAAACGCCTCAGAAAACTAGAAAAATCTATTTCCCCCAACAATCAAATACTTTCAATCAACTGATCTTAGGGACCCAGAAGAAAATAAAATCTCACTGAAATCGGGTTCAGGGTTCAGGGTTCAGGGTTTCGGCGATGAGTTGACTGATCCCACTCAAGATGAAGACTGGGGAACTGGCGGGTACCACTCAACGTGGAGTATCTGGCCTTGAACCTTGAACCCTGAACCCTGAATCAAATTTTGCTTTTTTCTGAATCAGGTAACCACAAACCATCCCAAGCATCCTGCTCCTGAGTTGGCGTTTCATCCTGCATGTGCAGTGTCGTGTTTCAACACGTTCTGCAAGAACTACGTCACACCAATTGATTCTTGAAAGGTGCCATTTATGAACCGAGGACGCTTGTTCGCGATTTGCCTGACCGTGGTTCTCCTGGCCGGAGTCGGTTTGTTTTTCTTAAAACCCGCTCCACTGAAAGCAGCTTCCGTTAACAAACAGATTATTGTCAAACTCTTACCGACTGGGTCACTTGGCCTGATTCTTTCAAAATTCAGGCTCACGCTGGTTGATCAAATTCTGGATAAACGGGAATTTTTGCTCGAAGCCCCATTACTCACTGACATTAACCTTCTGATGCCATTGATCCGGATTCTTCCCGGAGTGGAAGATGTCGGCCCCAATGTATTGATTTGGCCACATCGCAGCCCCCGAGGGTATCCAGGCGATAGACCAGTGGTGTTTGGAAATGAAGCCTATGCCTTTCAATCACAACAACTAACCACATTTTTTCAGGTGGACGAACTGCATTCACTTTCACAGGGAGCCGGGGTTAAGGTAGCAGTTCTGGACACAGGTGTTGATGCCACCCACCCGGTTTTGGCAGGACACATCGCGGCAAACGGGTATGATTACGTTGACAATGATAAGACTCCGATTGATGCACCTGGCGGAAAAGACTTTGGCCACGGCACATTTGTTTCGGGATTGGTTTTACTGATGGCACCCCAGACTCAGGTTTTACCGATACGGGTTCTCGGGCCAGATGGCTCAGGGGATGCGTTTCATGTCGCGGCGGGTATTTACTATGCGGCTGAACAAGGTGCCAACATCATTAATCTCAGCCTTGGGACAGACCGGGATACCGGAATTTTACGACGCTCAGTCTTGTTTGCTCAGAATGCCGGCTGTCTGGTGACAGCGGCAATGGGAAATGAAGATTTAAACGCCGATGATGTCTATCCAGCAGCCTATCCAAATGTCATCGCGGTTGCCGCCACGGATTTTAACGATGGGAAAGCTTCGTTTTCCAACTTTGGCCCGGTGGTTGATCTCGCCGCGCCAGGTGTCGGCATCGTGAGTGCATTTCCTCAGGGCAGGTATGCTCAATGGAGCGGCACATCGTTTGCCACCCCACTGGTTTCAGCCGAAGCCGCCTTGTTATTTGCCCAGGGGAAAAGCCGTGAAGAAGTCCTCACCCATATCAATAGCTCGGTTGTGAGCACAGCGCTTGCCAATTCGGTGCCTTTGGGGCGTGGTCGGATTGATCCACTGGCGGCACTGTCTCAACGGTAAGCATCCTGATGATGTACCGAGATATTTGTCGAAGCTTCCGAGAGTGGCGACTTTCAGCCACTCTTTGTTTTGTCTTTTTGGTCGGGGTAATTTGCCTTGTTTTGGGCCCACCACAACCCTGGTGGTCGGCCCAGATGGCTCAGGCTTCGAATTCCCCTCTCCCAAGTAACCCTCCAACCAGTTCGGCGGCCTCGTTGAACTTGAAATCCGCTCTCCCAACTGGACGGCAGGCATTCCACATTTTTACGGACCGGAACGGAGTTCCCCAAAATTCCATCAATGCCATGGCATTTGACCACCGGGGTTACCTGTGGGTGGGCACCCAGGATGGGGGCGCCTTCTATAATGGACGGACCTGGTCGAGTGTTGATATGCCCAATCGTACGCTTTCCAATAGTGTGCGTGCGTTATGTACTGGATTGGACGATAGCCTCTGGTTTGGGACGGATGGTGGTGGCGTTGTTCACCTGAAGGATGGCCACTGGTCAACGTTTACCACTGACACCAGGGCACTGCCCTCCAACCAGGTTCGGTGTTTGCTGACCACGCGTTCATCAAAAGGAACTCCCATTCTGTGGGTTGGAACCCGTGAAGGTCTGGCTTGCTATGAAGATGGCCGGTGGTCGCTCTTTCATCGGCAAGCTGGCTTTCCCAGCAACCTGATCGTGAGCCTGTTGCCAACCGTCCAACCGGATGGAAAACCCGCGCTGTGGGTTGGAACTTACGGCGGTGGGTTGATTCGATTGGAGGAAACCGACCCGGCGAAGGCTGGCAATCGGCCACATCTCTCAACTGGTTCAAGTACTTACCAGTGGGCGGTCTATGATCGCCAGTCAAGTCCGTTACCGGATGACACCGTCTTTAGTCTGCTTGAAACCACCTCGACCACCAATCAACCAACGCTGTGGGTCGGAACCAGCAAAGGACTGGCTCGTCTGACCAATGGCCAGTGGACCGTTTTTGATTTGATTTCAAACGGCCTCTCAAACGATGTAGTCTTGAGCCTGGTCGAAACAGTTGATCCAGGTGGTGTTCCAACGCTATGGGTTGGAACCGATGGCGGGGGTTTGGCCAGCCTGGAACAAGGTCGCTGGGCAATCTTTAATGCCCAGTCCGGTCTTCCCAATAATCGAATCTTGTGTTTACAAAAAATGGTGTCTCCAACTGGCCCCCGGACGTTGTGGATTGGCACCGATGGCGGCGGCCTGGCCCGACTTGAATTTGGGCAATGGGTGACATTTGACACCACAACCGGAATCCCCGACCCGGTGGTGACCAGCCTGCTGGAATCAAAAAATGAGTCGGGTGAACCGACATACTGGATTGGCACGGATGCCGGCCTTGCGTACTGGGAAAAAAATCGATGGACGACGTACTCAACCCAAACCAAAGCGCTGCCAGATGATGGCGTGATTACGCTGCTTGAAACCACTCAACCTGGAGGACGTCGCACCCTCTGGGTTGGCACCGGCGGTGGATTGGCCCGATTTGAACAGGGCCGCTGGACGACATTTGACACCGGTTCCGGTCTCCCCAATGACACTGTTTGGAGCTTGCTCGAAACCACTTCTCCCGAGGGAACTCCCATCCTGTGGGTGGGAACGGCTGGAGGTGGACTGGCCCGCTTTGAGCAAGGTCAATGGGCCACGGTTGAAGGGTTGCCAAATAATCTGGTGACCAGCTTGCTGGAAACACGTTCTCCCGACGGAGCGAAAACCCTGTGGGTTGGGACGGCTGGCGGCGGACTGGCACAGTATGTTCACGGGCAATGGAAAACATTTGATACCAGCTCGGGATTGCCAAACAATACGGTGTGGAGTTTGCGGGAAATCACTGAGTCATCAGGTGATAAAGTGCTTTGGATCGGGACGGATAGTGGGGTGGCACGGTTGCGGCTGGCGAATCCAGGCGGTGGCTGGGTAAAACTTCAGAATGATCTGGAGCAATCCACATTGAGCGGAACAATTCACCAAATATGCCAGGACAACCTGAATCGAATCTATCTTTCAACCAATAAAGGTATCGCCCGGTTGTCAAAAGCCACGGTTCAATCGGTGGAATTCAACCTCAAAACCTACACCACGGAAGATGGGCTTCCGACCAACGAGTGTAATTTCGGGGCTTTGATCAAAGACCATCTGGGCCGGATTTGGGCTGGAACCGTGTCAGGTGCCGTTGTGTTTGATCCAGCCCAGGAAACCGAAGATACCACCCAAAAACCGTTGTTCATTGAGCGGATGCAGGCTGGAGACCAGAAATATTTGTTTCCCCAACCAGACCCAATTCCAAACAACTCGCTCGCGTATGACCAAAACAACTTTGTGTTTGAGTACTCGCTGCTGAGCTTTGCCCATGAGGGAAACACCCGGTATCGTACTCAATTGATTGGATATGACAGACAGGTGTCGGAGTGGACCTCAAACCCACAGAAGGAATACACCAATCTCGGCCATGGGTCATATACCTTTCAAGTTTGGGGCAAAGACTATGCCGGGAATGCCACTGGCCCGCAGGTGATCCGTTTTACCATTCGGCCAGCCCCCTGGAATACCTGGTGGGCCTATCTGGTGTATGTTGGAATGTTGTGCGGGGTTGGGTACGGAGGTGTTCGCCTGCGATTTAAAGTACTCCATCATCAGAACTTACTTCTCGAACAAAAAATTACCGAGCGAACCCTCGAACTTGACCAGACAAACGCCGAACTGGCCGAAAACTTAAACCACCTCAAAAAAGCCAAACAAGAAACCGAGTATAAAAACCTGGAACTTGATCTCAAGAATGCCGAACTGGCTGAAAATCTGGATCAATTAAGCCAGGCGAAAAAGGAAGTAGAGCAGAAAAACGAGGAACTGGCTCGGAAAAACCTGGAATTGATTGAATCTCAACGCCAGGCCAATTTGATCTTTTCGGCGCTGGCGGATGTCCTGCCGGGAACGATTCTGGATCGCAAATACCGACTTGAAGAAAAAATCGGCACCGGCGGGTTTGGGGCCGTCTATCGCGCCACCCAACTCAACCTGGGCCGGTCAGTGGCGGTCAAGGTTTTTCGTCCGGTCCCCGGAAATGAGTCACTTGAAAACCTGGAGCGGTTTCGACTTGAAGGCGTCTCAGCCTGTCGAGTCAATCACCCAAATGCGGTTTTGATCCTTGATTCGGGCGTTTCGCCAGAAGGCATTGCCTACCTGGTCATGGAACTCTTGCAGGGTCATTCCTTGA
The nucleotide sequence above comes from Acidobacteriota bacterium. Encoded proteins:
- a CDS encoding iron ABC transporter permease; the encoded protein is MDNKETAETQNPDKETRGHGDTETQRQATESSARLLQPNFFSPTSSAQLLQPNFFSPALEPRTRWFFLIAGFILVTAIIAGIGIGSATIAPDTVVRVIASHMLPAGWVDITGVREVDVAVVWLIRTPRVLVAVLVGAGLAIAGAQMQGLFQNPLASPDIIGTSSGGALGAVIALATGLATRSLWYMPMLAFIGALISLFVVYAISTQRGRTPVSTLLLAGVALNALIGAATSFVITLKWVRWEVATSIIFWMMGGLDTRTWDHVCLVLPCVLLGTGIALMFTRELDVLLLGEEFALGLGIDVERAKQIILTGAALLTGTAVAVSGIVGFVGLIIPHIVRLIIGPRHRYLLPASALTGASFLVVADILARTLQSPEEIRLGIITAVFGAPFFLYLLLRHQQAANSS
- a CDS encoding S8 family serine peptidase, which encodes MNRGRLFAICLTVVLLAGVGLFFLKPAPLKAASVNKQIIVKLLPTGSLGLILSKFRLTLVDQILDKREFLLEAPLLTDINLLMPLIRILPGVEDVGPNVLIWPHRSPRGYPGDRPVVFGNEAYAFQSQQLTTFFQVDELHSLSQGAGVKVAVLDTGVDATHPVLAGHIAANGYDYVDNDKTPIDAPGGKDFGHGTFVSGLVLLMAPQTQVLPIRVLGPDGSGDAFHVAAGIYYAAEQGANIINLSLGTDRDTGILRRSVLFAQNAGCLVTAAMGNEDLNADDVYPAAYPNVIAVAATDFNDGKASFSNFGPVVDLAAPGVGIVSAFPQGRYAQWSGTSFATPLVSAEAALLFAQGKSREEVLTHINSSVVSTALANSVPLGRGRIDPLAALSQR
- a CDS encoding protein kinase; its protein translation is MAQASNSPLPSNPPTSSAASLNLKSALPTGRQAFHIFTDRNGVPQNSINAMAFDHRGYLWVGTQDGGAFYNGRTWSSVDMPNRTLSNSVRALCTGLDDSLWFGTDGGGVVHLKDGHWSTFTTDTRALPSNQVRCLLTTRSSKGTPILWVGTREGLACYEDGRWSLFHRQAGFPSNLIVSLLPTVQPDGKPALWVGTYGGGLIRLEETDPAKAGNRPHLSTGSSTYQWAVYDRQSSPLPDDTVFSLLETTSTTNQPTLWVGTSKGLARLTNGQWTVFDLISNGLSNDVVLSLVETVDPGGVPTLWVGTDGGGLASLEQGRWAIFNAQSGLPNNRILCLQKMVSPTGPRTLWIGTDGGGLARLEFGQWVTFDTTTGIPDPVVTSLLESKNESGEPTYWIGTDAGLAYWEKNRWTTYSTQTKALPDDGVITLLETTQPGGRRTLWVGTGGGLARFEQGRWTTFDTGSGLPNDTVWSLLETTSPEGTPILWVGTAGGGLARFEQGQWATVEGLPNNLVTSLLETRSPDGAKTLWVGTAGGGLAQYVHGQWKTFDTSSGLPNNTVWSLREITESSGDKVLWIGTDSGVARLRLANPGGGWVKLQNDLEQSTLSGTIHQICQDNLNRIYLSTNKGIARLSKATVQSVEFNLKTYTTEDGLPTNECNFGALIKDHLGRIWAGTVSGAVVFDPAQETEDTTQKPLFIERMQAGDQKYLFPQPDPIPNNSLAYDQNNFVFEYSLLSFAHEGNTRYRTQLIGYDRQVSEWTSNPQKEYTNLGHGSYTFQVWGKDYAGNATGPQVIRFTIRPAPWNTWWAYLVYVGMLCGVGYGGVRLRFKVLHHQNLLLEQKITERTLELDQTNAELAENLNHLKKAKQETEYKNLELDLKNAELAENLDQLSQAKKEVEQKNEELARKNLELIESQRQANLIFSALADVLPGTILDRKYRLEEKIGTGGFGAVYRATQLNLGRSVAVKVFRPVPGNESLENLERFRLEGVSACRVNHPNAVLILDSGVSPEGIAYLVMELLQGHSLTKELKNKYRLSLRRCAEIIIPVCNVLAEAHRAGIIHRDIKPDNIFLHQSEEGEVVKVVDFGIAKFIGEQDAMQANTLTEAGTVIGTPTYMAPERLGCNPYDWKSDVYSVGVMLFEMLAGQLPFVPDKEGLLNLALKHMTQAPPSLCRLNPEIPTDVEAVVEQALLKNPQSRPTAKELAHSFAAAVCNHLTEDSSFEGSFDVSVLLSSNPNLRLNRTLTEESPFNPRDQVTEKHYAPEQTPQGNLAATLRVDGPTQKMADEFTMISEETTGESK